One genomic segment of Streptomyces sp. TLI_146 includes these proteins:
- a CDS encoding maleylpyruvate isomerase N-terminal domain-containing protein, translating into MDLFSRSWTALRTAVADLPDEDFERPSGCTGWLVRDLVCHLVIDAQDVLITLATPADGEPTVDAVTYWTVEDRPPTGEDPLDALTVRLAAAYQEPRLLTFHLDDVGSAAGRAARLADPTARVSTRDEVLTVADYLSAYVLEWTLHHLDLIAHLPEVPGPPTEGLARTRAMLEEIAGAAFPASFTDTDALLIGTGRRAPTAAEKAELGALAARLPFVLG; encoded by the coding sequence GTGGATCTCTTCTCACGCTCGTGGACGGCGTTGCGCACGGCGGTCGCCGACCTCCCGGACGAGGACTTCGAGCGGCCGTCCGGCTGCACCGGCTGGCTCGTACGGGATCTCGTCTGCCACCTGGTCATCGACGCGCAGGACGTCCTGATCACCCTCGCCACCCCCGCCGACGGGGAACCGACCGTCGACGCGGTGACGTACTGGACCGTCGAGGACCGGCCGCCGACCGGCGAGGACCCGCTCGACGCGCTGACCGTACGGCTGGCCGCCGCATATCAGGAACCGCGTCTGCTCACGTTCCACCTCGACGACGTCGGCTCCGCCGCCGGCCGCGCCGCCCGGCTCGCGGATCCCACCGCCCGGGTGAGCACCCGCGACGAGGTGCTGACCGTGGCCGACTACCTCTCCGCGTACGTCCTGGAGTGGACGCTGCACCACCTCGACCTGATCGCGCACCTACCGGAGGTGCCCGGGCCGCCCACCGAGGGCCTGGCCCGGACCCGCGCGATGCTGGAGGAGATCGCCGGTGCGGCGTTCCCCGCGTCGTTCACCGACACCGACGCGCTCCTGATCGGCACCGGCCGCCGGGCTCCGACGGCGGCCGAGAAGGCCGAACTCGGCGCGCTGGCCGCGCGGTTGCCGTTCGTCCTGGGCTGA
- a CDS encoding two-component system response regulator, giving the protein MSGSGSPPEPGQALLLVDDHEDNLFALEHALTPLGRPVLRATSGEQALKTVLREPVAAVVMDVVMPHIDGLQTLDYLHRLDQTRDLPVLLVTGTSRDNRLAQLAFKLGAAGILLKPLDPWALCCHVRTLADLYTRTPSTA; this is encoded by the coding sequence GTGTCCGGAAGCGGTTCGCCGCCGGAACCCGGGCAGGCGCTTCTGCTGGTCGACGACCACGAGGACAACCTGTTCGCCCTGGAGCACGCCCTCACTCCGCTGGGCCGCCCGGTCCTGCGGGCCACCAGCGGCGAACAGGCCCTGAAAACGGTGCTGCGCGAGCCCGTGGCCGCCGTGGTGATGGACGTCGTGATGCCGCACATCGACGGCCTGCAGACGCTGGACTACCTCCATCGCCTGGACCAGACCCGCGACCTGCCCGTCCTGCTGGTCACCGGCACCAGCCGCGACAACCGGCTCGCCCAGCTCGCGTTCAAGCTCGGCGCCGCCGGGATCCTCCTCAAGCCCCTCGACCCGTGGGCGCTGTGCTGCCACGTCCGTACCCTCGCCGACCTCTACACCCGCACACCATCCACGGCGTGA
- a CDS encoding HAD family phosphatase, which translates to MIKPIELVIFDCDGVLVDSERIAVRVQVALGAELGWPLTEDEVIDRFIGRSNASIGEQITARLGAETALVWRERFEVLHREAVDAGLLPVDGLPEALDAITLPTCVASSGSHDKMRHTLGRTGLYERFEGRIHSATEVARGKPAPDLFLYAARRMGVDPAACVVVEDSRPGVEAARAAGMRAFGYAGGLTPAERLEGPDTVVFHDMRKLPYLLAEQ; encoded by the coding sequence ATGATCAAGCCGATTGAACTCGTGATATTCGACTGCGACGGTGTGCTGGTCGACAGTGAACGCATCGCCGTGCGCGTACAGGTCGCCCTCGGCGCGGAGCTGGGGTGGCCGCTCACCGAGGACGAGGTCATCGACCGTTTCATCGGGCGCTCCAACGCCTCGATAGGCGAGCAGATCACCGCCCGGCTGGGCGCGGAGACAGCGCTCGTCTGGCGGGAGCGGTTCGAGGTGCTCCACCGGGAGGCGGTGGACGCGGGGCTGTTGCCCGTCGACGGGCTGCCCGAGGCGCTCGACGCGATCACCCTGCCGACGTGTGTCGCCTCCAGCGGTTCCCACGACAAGATGCGCCACACCCTCGGCCGCACCGGTCTGTACGAGCGCTTCGAGGGGCGTATCCACAGTGCCACCGAAGTCGCGCGCGGCAAGCCGGCGCCGGACCTGTTCCTGTACGCGGCCCGGCGGATGGGTGTCGACCCGGCCGCGTGTGTGGTGGTCGAGGACAGCCGTCCCGGCGTCGAGGCCGCCCGGGCCGCCGGGATGCGCGCCTTCGGCTATGCCGGAGGGCTGACTCCGGCCGAGCGGCTCGAAGGCCCGGACACCGTCGTCTTCCACGACATGCGCAAACTGCCGTACCTCCTCGCCGAGCAGTGA